The Komagataeibacter sp. FNDCR2 nucleotide sequence GGCGCCACGCTGGGGGCGGCGGACCTGCTGGCCTATCGGGACCACCCCAAGGTCATTGGCCTGGCCGAGTTCATGAACATTCCCGGCGTGCTGAACTGTGATCCGGTCTGCATGGAAAAGCTGGAAGCCTTCGCCGGGGGGCATATCGACGGACATGCCCCGCTGCTGCGCGGGCGCAGGCTCAATGGCTACCTGTCCGCCGGGATCACGACCGACCATGAGGCGACGGCGGCGGATGAGGCGCTGGAAAAAGTGCGCAAGGGCATGATGGTCCTGATCCGCGAAGGGTCGGTGTGCAAGGACCTGCGCGCGCTGGCGCCGCTGCTCACTCCGGTCACGTCCCCGTTCTTCGCGTTCTGCACCGATGATCGCAACCCGCTGGAAATCGCGCATGAAGGGCATCTGGATTACCTGATCCGCCTTGCCATTTCACTGGGGGTGGAGCCGCTGGCCGCCTATCGCAGCGCGACACTCAGCGCCGCGAACGCCTTTGGCCTGCGTGACCGTGGGCTGATCGCGCCGGGGCGGCGGGCGGATATCGTCCTGCTTGATGACCTGCGCGAATGCCGGGTGTCGGATGTGATCAGCGCCGGGCGGCTGGTGAATGACGCGCTGTTCGCCGCGCGCGAGACCATTCCCGCCGTCGGCATCGACAGCATAAGCCTGCCCGCGCCGGTGACGCCCCAGGACATGGCCATGGCGGGCAGCGGCACACAGCGCCCGGTGATCGGCCTTGTGCCGGGCCAGATCATCACCCCGTTCCTGCATGCCGACCTGCCGGTGCGCGACGGCATGGTGCAGCCGGATCCGGCGCAGGATATCGCGCGCATCTGCGTGGTGGCGCGCCATGGGCATAACGACAATATCGGCCGTGGCTTCGTGAAGGGATTTGGCCTGTCCGGGGGGGCGCTCGCGTCCTCCGTCGGGCATGACAGCCATAACATATGTGTGGTCGGCATGAATGACGTGGACATGGCCACCGCCGTCAACCACCTGGAAAAGACCGGCGGCGGTTTTGTGGTGGTGCGTGACGGCAGGGTCGTGGCCGACATGCCGCTGCCGGTGGCGGGCCTTATGAGCGACGCTCCGTTCGAGACCGTGCGTAACCAGCTTGAAGTGCTGCGCGCCGCCGCGCGGACCTTGGGCTGCACATTGGATGAACCGTTCCTCCAGCTTGCCTTCCTGCCGTTGCCGGTTATCCCGCATCTCAAGATCACGGATTTCGGCATGGTGGATGTCAACCGGATGGAACTGGTCTGACACGGGGCTGCGCAGGTGACGACCCTGGCTGACCCGCCCGTGCGTGAGGCCACGGCCACGCTGCGCGCCTATCGCGCGGACTGGGTGCATTTCACGCGCTGGTGCGCGGACCAGGCGGTCTCCCCCATCCCCGCGCGACCGGAGGTGGTCGCCAGCTACCTGCGTAGCCTGACGGAATTCGCCCCCGCCACCATCCGCCGCCGCCTTGCCGCCATTGGCAAGATGCACCGTTTTAACGACGTGGCATGGGACGTGCGTGATACGCGCATCCGTAACGCACTGGCCGCAATGGTGGAACAGGTCCGTTCTCCCGCCCTTCCACCCGGGATCGTAACGCCAGACATGCTGCGCGCCATGGTCGCGCGGTGTGAGGAAGGTGCCCGTGGCCTGCGCGACCGCTGCCTGCTGCTGTTCGGTTTTGCCGGCGCGCTACGCCGGTCGGAACTGGTGGGCCTGCAGGTCGAGGATGTGCGTATCGAACCGGCCGCGGTCGTGCTGGACGTACGCGAGGAAGGGGGTGAGCAGCCCGTCATCCTGCCCCTGCCGCAGGACCGGGCCTTATGTCCCGCCGCCGCCTTCGCCGCCTGGCAGCAGGTCGCGCACCGGCTGACAGGGCCGCTGTTTCGCGGTATTTCCCGGGGTGATCGTGTGGGAGGCCGCGCGCTTACGCCCTATGCCGTGACCCGTATCCTGCAACGCCGCGCCCTTATGGCCGAGGTGCCGCCTGATACCGTCGCGCGGCTCAGCGCCCATGCCCTGCGGTCGGGCTATATAATGGATGCGTTACGGCGGGGGATGGAGATGGACGCGCTGTGCCGCCATACGCGCTACCGTGATCCGCGCGCCCTGCGTCCGTATGAACGCCAGCTTGCCGATGAGTGAAAACCTGCGCCTTCCCTGGGCGGACCTGTTTCCCACCCCCGCGCGGGCGGAGGAAGCACCCGCCTCCCCCCCACGCCGCGCGCCGGGGCGGCGTGGGCGGCGGCCGCTTTCGGCCTGGCCCAGCCCGTCCGAACCTGCCGCATGGCAGTCATGGCGCCTGCTGGTGTACGGGCCGGATGCGGCGATGGATGATTTCGTGGCGCAGGCTGCAGGCCCGGGGCTGATCCCGTGGCCTTTCGATGCCGAACGGGTCGAGGAAGATGTCTTTGCCCTGGCCATCGGTCCCCATGGTTCCGGGCGCGGGGCGCGGGGCCTGTCGGTGGAAGGCTGCCGTATCCTCGCGCGCCAGTTCCGTGCGGCGGCGGAGGCGCGCCATGCCCGCCTGACCCTGCGGGCGGGTGATTCCTGCCCGCTGGATTTTCATCGTCTCGTACCCGTGCCGGACAGGATCGTGTCACTTGGCGCGACGCACCCCGATGCGCGGGCCTGGCTGCGGGCGAACTGGGGCATGGTGGAAGCGCCGGTGCAGGTGCGTATCCTGCCCGGCCTCAAGGCTGGTCGCCGCCTGCCGCGCGGGCACCGGGCCATCGTTTACGGTTTTTTCACCCGCAATGGCGCGCCCGATCCCGTCATCCGCCGGCTGGAGGAGCATTATCCCACGCTGGCGTTCCGCCTGACGGAACGTTCACTGGCATGACGGGGCAACTCGCGCTTTTTGATGGCGTTCTGCCTGACGGTGAGCCGGTCATCGTACTGGATGCCTATCAGGGTGGCCTGTCGCACCTGCTGCAACTGGCGCATGCGCGTGAGATCGACCTGGCCCGGCTGGATATTGTCGCCCTGATCGACCAGCTTGCGCAGGCCGCGCGGGAGCGGGCCGCCCTTCCGCTTGGCCTCAAGGCGCAGTGGGCGGTCATGGCGTCCGGCCTGCTCCTGCTGCGTTCGCGCCTCATGCTGCCCGCGGATGATCCCCGCCAGCAGCATGCGGCACAGGAAGCGGCCGACCTGCGCGCGCGCCTGCTGGCGGCGGAAGGGGCGTCGCGCCTGGCGGGCTGGCTTGCGGCCCGTGAGCAGCTTGGGCGCGATGTTCATGCCTTTGGCGGCGCGG carries:
- a CDS encoding tyrosine-type recombinase/integrase — translated: MTTLADPPVREATATLRAYRADWVHFTRWCADQAVSPIPARPEVVASYLRSLTEFAPATIRRRLAAIGKMHRFNDVAWDVRDTRIRNALAAMVEQVRSPALPPGIVTPDMLRAMVARCEEGARGLRDRCLLLFGFAGALRRSELVGLQVEDVRIEPAAVVLDVREEGGEQPVILPLPQDRALCPAAAFAAWQQVAHRLTGPLFRGISRGDRVGGRALTPYAVTRILQRRALMAEVPPDTVARLSAHALRSGYIMDALRRGMEMDALCRHTRYRDPRALRPYERQLADE
- the ade gene encoding adenine deaminase, producing MTGSAISDRIAQGSGRTPADTVIRNVRLFDLVTGTLLPTDIALCGDTIVGTLDSYEGVNVIEGHGRIAVPGFIDTHLHVESSLITPFEFDRCVLPHGVTTAICDPHEMANVLGRPALDYFTEAALRTVMDLRVNLASCVPSTALETSGATLGAADLLAYRDHPKVIGLAEFMNIPGVLNCDPVCMEKLEAFAGGHIDGHAPLLRGRRLNGYLSAGITTDHEATAADEALEKVRKGMMVLIREGSVCKDLRALAPLLTPVTSPFFAFCTDDRNPLEIAHEGHLDYLIRLAISLGVEPLAAYRSATLSAANAFGLRDRGLIAPGRRADIVLLDDLRECRVSDVISAGRLVNDALFAARETIPAVGIDSISLPAPVTPQDMAMAGSGTQRPVIGLVPGQIITPFLHADLPVRDGMVQPDPAQDIARICVVARHGHNDNIGRGFVKGFGLSGGALASSVGHDSHNICVVGMNDVDMATAVNHLEKTGGGFVVVRDGRVVADMPLPVAGLMSDAPFETVRNQLEVLRAAARTLGCTLDEPFLQLAFLPLPVIPHLKITDFGMVDVNRMELV